In a genomic window of Streptomyces noursei ATCC 11455:
- a CDS encoding asparagine synthase-related protein, which yields MIAENSRNRFVCGDLSGLRSIFYTEQGGHTLWSTSARGLAERRRAPLNLALTAAHFTVGAEHWLDRTLYDGVFAVPGGFGLLLGGERPQLIDVTGIAPDLTLSEGASAFGQALQTAVHRRMSSADGLASADVSGGLDSTALAITASAVGEVRAVTYADAYTSAEDLFFARRAAVHMGVKLHVGRGGVEQLPFAWTSSQPIPDQPAAASLTMAQRHLYLEPAANLGGIHFTGDGGDVVLDSCSAVWVGMVQSGERRAAHREVTNWARARNRSPRDLWRAVTRAAGSGYGGALEEAARQMETGGVEGKRPGVWSWCHVGQSSGWLTAAGRDQVAALLREAAKVATSLRADLTEQQSSLRLVGADVRNTAPLAAAWGVRPVYPYLDNEVVRAAFAIAPAERHGVTAFKPLLGVALPQLPSWLTSRTSKGSFSRQLIAGMVHHRARLAHLFRDSVLTTSGLLDPEPAITALAGVEGVRSDALYDLQRLAMVCQWLAANGRHDGQLLEAAC from the coding sequence GTGATCGCGGAGAACAGCAGAAACCGGTTCGTCTGTGGTGATCTTTCCGGGCTCCGGTCCATCTTCTACACCGAGCAGGGCGGACACACCCTCTGGTCGACCAGTGCCCGCGGGCTGGCCGAGCGCCGCCGCGCCCCGCTGAACCTGGCGTTGACTGCGGCGCACTTCACGGTGGGCGCGGAACATTGGCTGGACCGCACACTGTATGACGGGGTGTTCGCCGTTCCGGGTGGCTTCGGTCTGCTGTTGGGGGGAGAGCGCCCACAGCTGATCGACGTGACAGGCATAGCGCCGGACCTCACGCTCTCCGAAGGGGCCAGCGCATTCGGCCAGGCTCTGCAGACAGCTGTGCATCGGCGGATGAGCAGCGCCGATGGACTCGCCAGCGCCGACGTCTCCGGCGGCTTGGACTCCACCGCCCTGGCAATCACGGCCTCCGCGGTCGGAGAGGTCCGCGCCGTCACCTATGCCGATGCCTACACCAGCGCCGAGGATCTCTTCTTCGCTCGGCGGGCGGCTGTGCACATGGGGGTCAAGCTCCACGTGGGGCGAGGTGGTGTGGAGCAACTGCCGTTCGCGTGGACATCGTCCCAACCCATCCCCGACCAGCCCGCCGCGGCCAGCCTGACCATGGCGCAGAGGCATCTCTACCTGGAGCCGGCGGCGAACCTCGGAGGCATCCATTTCACGGGTGATGGCGGTGACGTGGTCCTCGACTCGTGCTCGGCTGTCTGGGTCGGGATGGTGCAGTCCGGCGAGCGAAGGGCCGCGCATCGGGAAGTGACCAACTGGGCTCGCGCCCGTAACCGTTCTCCCCGAGATCTGTGGCGGGCTGTTACCCGAGCCGCCGGCTCCGGGTACGGCGGTGCGCTGGAGGAGGCGGCTCGTCAGATGGAGACGGGTGGCGTCGAGGGCAAACGACCGGGCGTGTGGTCGTGGTGCCACGTGGGGCAGTCCAGCGGGTGGTTGACTGCGGCCGGGCGCGATCAGGTCGCTGCGTTGCTCCGCGAGGCGGCGAAAGTTGCCACGTCGTTGAGAGCGGACCTCACGGAGCAGCAGTCGTCCCTCCGTTTGGTCGGCGCGGACGTCCGCAATACGGCGCCGCTGGCGGCGGCGTGGGGGGTGCGGCCGGTTTATCCGTACCTGGACAACGAGGTGGTGCGCGCGGCGTTCGCGATCGCACCTGCGGAACGGCACGGTGTCACGGCCTTCAAGCCCCTGCTGGGTGTGGCGTTGCCGCAGCTGCCGTCGTGGCTAACCAGCCGGACGAGCAAGGGCTCGTTCAGTCGCCAGCTGATCGCCGGGATGGTCCATCACCGAGCACGGCTGGCACACCTGTTCCGCGACAGTGTCCTGACGACGAGCGGTCTGCTCGATCCGGAGCCCGCGATCACCGCGCTGGCTGGTGTGGAAGGCGTGCGCTCCGACGCCCTGTACGACCTTCAGCGCCTGGCGATGGTCTGTCAGTGGCTCGCTGCGAACGGCCGTCACGACGGCCAGCTCTTGGAGGCCGCATGCTGA
- a CDS encoding helix-turn-helix domain-containing protein codes for MRYYDWGSPNRAERLNELLKAARKRAGLTQSKAAYLKNCHDSYLQRVEKGKDRPSIAFLVELIDIYGIDDGEELHEIWWLARGHAPPGNVDPLAGMRVDSHYRDLVLQDTECMAYLADGAYNVLACNPLWAENFEGEPPTNMLRWMMLDDRARGGPEVKNPVLMNWESQWAPYFVTRLERVISMSGGRNLELNGLLKEMRADPRAVHAYSSYAGTQIHSDGAFRPFFHSKQGAGFVRLFPVEVVGSTATIMRLKFTKTRPSHQVLLTSAGEVLEEIT; via the coding sequence ATGAGATATTACGACTGGGGCTCACCAAACCGCGCCGAAAGGCTCAACGAATTACTGAAAGCTGCACGGAAGAGGGCAGGTCTAACTCAATCCAAAGCCGCCTATTTAAAAAATTGCCATGATTCATACTTGCAGCGGGTAGAGAAAGGTAAGGATCGACCCTCAATTGCGTTCTTGGTCGAATTAATCGACATTTATGGAATCGATGACGGGGAAGAGCTCCACGAAATATGGTGGCTGGCACGCGGTCACGCCCCTCCCGGTAATGTAGACCCCCTTGCAGGAATGCGCGTGGACAGTCACTACAGGGACTTGGTACTCCAGGACACGGAGTGCATGGCTTACCTTGCCGATGGAGCCTACAATGTCCTGGCCTGTAACCCGCTGTGGGCAGAGAACTTCGAAGGCGAACCTCCGACAAACATGCTTCGCTGGATGATGCTCGACGATCGAGCGCGAGGTGGTCCTGAGGTGAAGAATCCCGTTCTCATGAATTGGGAATCGCAGTGGGCCCCCTACTTCGTGACCCGCCTGGAGCGAGTGATTTCCATGTCGGGAGGAAGAAACCTCGAATTGAATGGACTGCTCAAGGAGATGAGGGCCGACCCGCGGGCAGTGCACGCCTATTCGAGCTACGCTGGCACGCAAATCCATTCTGATGGCGCATTCCGGCCTTTCTTTCACTCCAAGCAGGGAGCGGGTTTCGTGCGGCTCTTCCCTGTCGAGGTGGTCGGCTCGACGGCGACCATCATGCGTTTGAAGTTCACGAAGACCCGCCCATCACACCAGGTCTTGCTGACATCGGCGGGAGAGGTGCTGGAGGAAATCACCTGA
- a CDS encoding IS5 family transposase (programmed frameshift): protein MGKRQSRPWIVSDELWALIEPLLPKPGPKLVEGRPRVPDRQALCGILFVLHTGIQWEFLPQELGFGSGMTCWRRLAAWNEAGVWDQLHVLLLKKLRSAKKLDWSRAVIDSSHVRAARKGPKSGPSPVDRARPGSKHHVVTDAQGIPLAVSLTGGNRNDVTQLLPLLDKIPAVAGVVGRPRHRPDALFADRGYDHDKYRRLLWQRGIRPVIARRGEPHGSGLGIFRYVVERTIAWLHGFRRLRIRWERRDDIHEAFLGLATCLITYRHVRRLC, encoded by the exons GTGGGGAAACGTCAGTCGCGGCCGTGGATCGTGTCGGATGAACTGTGGGCCCTGATCGAGCCGTTGCTGCCCAAGCCGGGGCCGAAGCTGGTCGAGGGGCGGCCGAGGGTGCCGGACCGGCAGGCGTTGTGCGGGATCCTTTTCGTGCTGCACACCGGCATCCAGTGGGAGTTCCTGCCGCAGGAGCTGGGCTTCGGTTCGGGTATGACCTGCTGGCGGCGGCTGGCCGCGTGGAACGAGGCCGGGGTGTGGGATCAGCTGCATGTGCTGCTGTTGAAGAAGCTGCGGTCGGCGAAGAAGCTGGACTGGTCGCGGGCGGTGATCGACTCCTCCCATGTGCGGGCGGCCCGCA AGGGGCCCAAAAGCGGTCCCAGCCCGGTCGATCGCGCACGGCCGGGCAGTAAGCACCACGTCGTCACCGATGCCCAGGGCATCCCGCTCGCGGTGTCGCTGACTGGCGGCAACCGCAACGACGTCACCCAGCTCCTGCCCCTGCTCGACAAGATCCCCGCCGTCGCCGGGGTTGTCGGCCGGCCCCGGCACCGGCCCGACGCGCTGTTCGCCGACCGCGGCTACGACCACGACAAGTACCGGCGCCTGCTGTGGCAGCGCGGAATCCGTCCCGTGATCGCGAGACGAGGCGAGCCACACGGCTCCGGCCTGGGCATCTTCCGGTATGTCGTCGAACGAACGATCGCCTGGCTGCACGGCTTCCGTCGCCTGCGCATCCGGTGGGAGCGACGGGACGACATCCATGAAGCCTTCCTCGGGCTCGCCACATGTCTCATCACCTACAGACATGTCCGACGCCTTTGTTAG
- a CDS encoding IS630 family transposase (programmed frameshift): MRYADGGGLTAAGRKRRETVRMQAAELFEQKVKPAEVARQLRVSPKSACQWHQLWRNGGVQALASRGPSGSRCRLSPRCLEKLAVYLEQGPAAHGWVEDQVWTAARVATLIGRKFHVSYSVSGATRLMHRLGFSPQVPTRRVAERDEQAVTAWKEATWAEVKERGRPGGGYICFEDEAGFTRRPPRGRTWGRRGRTPQVTVSGRRSGRLSVAGLIAVRPGSRTRLCHRLRTHQAGKGKRRSIGEGDFIALLDGAHQLLKAPIVLVWDRLNTHVSRAMGELIAQREWLTVFLLPAYSPDLNPVEWVWAHVKRSLANLAVVALDRLEALVRNRLKRLQYRPDTLDGFIAGTGLTLDDPAPP, translated from the exons GTGAGATACGCGGATGGAGGCGGGCTGACGGCTGCGGGACGCAAGCGTCGGGAGACCGTGCGGATGCAGGCGGCCGAGTTGTTCGAGCAGAAGGTCAAGCCAGCGGAGGTCGCGCGGCAACTGCGGGTGAGCCCGAAGTCGGCCTGCCAGTGGCACCAGCTGTGGCGGAACGGTGGTGTGCAGGCTCTGGCTTCCCGGGGTCCGAGCGGTTCGCGGTGCCGTCTGTCCCCGCGGTGCCTGGAGAAACTGGCCGTGTATCTGGAGCAGGGTCCGGCCGCGCACGGCTGGGTGGAGGACCAGGTGTGGACCGCCGCGCGGGTGGCCACGCTGATCGGCAGGAAGTTCCACGTGTCCTACAGCGTCTCCGGGGCCACTCGGTTGATGCACCGGCTCGGCTTCAGCCCGCAGGTCCCCACACGGCGGGTCGCCGAGCGCGACGAGCAGGCCGTCACCGCGTGGAAGGAGGCGACCTGGGCCGAGGTAAAAGAGCGAGGGCGGCCTG GCGGGGGCTACATCTGCTTCGAGGACGAGGCAGGCTTCACCCGCCGGCCGCCCAGGGGACGCACCTGGGGCCGGCGCGGCCGCACCCCGCAGGTGACGGTGAGCGGCCGCCGATCGGGACGCCTGTCCGTGGCCGGGCTGATCGCCGTGCGCCCCGGCTCCCGGACCCGGCTATGCCACCGCCTGCGCACCCACCAGGCGGGCAAAGGCAAGCGTCGCAGCATAGGCGAGGGGGACTTCATCGCGCTGCTCGACGGCGCCCACCAGCTCCTCAAGGCGCCCATCGTGCTGGTGTGGGACCGCCTCAACACCCACGTCTCCCGCGCCATGGGCGAGCTGATCGCCCAGCGTGAGTGGCTGACGGTGTTCCTACTGCCCGCCTACTCACCCGACCTCAACCCGGTCGAGTGGGTATGGGCACACGTCAAACGCAGCCTGGCCAACCTCGCCGTCGTCGCCCTCGACCGACTCGAAGCCCTCGTACGCAACCGGCTCAAACGCCTTCAGTACCGGCCCGACACCCTCGACGGCTTCATAGCCGGCACCGGCCTGACCCTCGACGACCCAGCACCACCTTGA
- a CDS encoding transcriptional regulator — MGRPALNRQPNALLAHWLVRSGLSNVGLARAVAQLARARGHRQVSPDESRVRRWLAGETPREPLPELIASVLAERVGHPLTGPDLGFPSIRVIRVDRPDLPWNAAGTVEAIAHLTRSELMLPHTRNGEDAARIHHGEDLLTPLALWTSAKGTVTGQPYTETSGRHIGMTEVEGLQELTRMFRDSDNRLGGMLSRKAVVAQMADATAMLDACAYTESVGRHLFAAVADLGSVAGWMAFDSGLHTSAQQLFITALHAASEGRDSALGAHILQCMARQMSHLGHIEDAVDLVHLAQYGARRQASPSTISMLAALEARFHALLGFSDESERAAGRAEEAFTRINPAEEPPHMAFFDRAELCATLGVAHQIAAKSDTTARRAQRAEKSVRLLTEALDLRPDNRVRSMAFDRLGLARTHLVVGELAGAREETAAAVELFGAVTSTRVADRLIELHDEAEPFVATHEAADLREQIQHAVSSPSKPQPHRA, encoded by the coding sequence ATGGGACGTCCCGCCCTCAACCGGCAGCCCAACGCGCTGCTGGCTCACTGGCTCGTCAGGTCTGGCTTGTCCAACGTCGGGCTCGCCCGTGCCGTTGCACAGCTCGCCCGCGCTCGCGGCCACCGGCAGGTAAGCCCGGACGAGAGCCGCGTACGCCGCTGGTTAGCTGGCGAGACGCCGCGCGAGCCCCTGCCCGAGCTGATCGCCAGCGTCCTCGCCGAGCGCGTTGGCCATCCTCTCACCGGCCCTGACCTTGGTTTTCCCAGCATCAGAGTGATCCGAGTTGACCGCCCGGACCTCCCCTGGAACGCGGCTGGAACGGTCGAGGCCATCGCACACCTGACCCGGAGCGAACTCATGCTGCCGCACACCCGCAACGGCGAGGACGCCGCGCGCATTCACCACGGCGAAGACCTGCTCACCCCCCTCGCCCTCTGGACCTCCGCGAAGGGCACCGTCACAGGCCAGCCCTACACCGAAACCTCCGGTCGCCATATCGGCATGACGGAGGTCGAGGGCCTCCAAGAGCTCACCCGCATGTTCCGCGACTCCGACAACCGCCTCGGCGGGATGCTGTCCCGAAAAGCGGTCGTCGCCCAGATGGCCGACGCCACCGCCATGCTGGACGCATGCGCCTACACCGAAAGCGTCGGACGCCACCTCTTCGCGGCCGTCGCAGACCTCGGATCGGTTGCTGGTTGGATGGCGTTCGACTCCGGCCTTCACACCAGCGCCCAACAACTGTTCATCACGGCCTTGCATGCCGCCTCCGAGGGCCGGGATTCGGCCCTCGGAGCGCACATCCTCCAGTGCATGGCCCGCCAGATGTCGCACCTAGGCCACATCGAGGACGCCGTGGACCTGGTCCACCTCGCCCAGTACGGCGCCCGACGCCAGGCGAGCCCATCCACCATCTCCATGCTCGCCGCGCTGGAAGCGCGCTTCCACGCCCTGCTCGGCTTCAGCGATGAGAGCGAACGCGCCGCCGGCCGTGCCGAGGAGGCATTCACCCGGATCAACCCAGCAGAGGAACCGCCACACATGGCGTTCTTCGATCGTGCCGAGCTGTGTGCCACCCTCGGTGTTGCCCACCAGATCGCCGCCAAGAGCGACACCACCGCGCGCCGGGCCCAGCGCGCGGAGAAGTCCGTGAGGCTCTTGACCGAAGCCCTTGACCTTCGACCGGACAATCGCGTGCGAAGCATGGCCTTCGACCGGCTGGGGCTGGCGCGCACTCACCTCGTAGTGGGCGAGCTGGCGGGAGCGCGAGAAGAGACCGCCGCAGCCGTAGAGCTTTTCGGTGCTGTCACCTCCACGCGAGTCGCCGATAGGCTGATCGAACTCCATGACGAGGCAGAGCCCTTCGTCGCAACCCATGAGGCGGCCGACCTCCGAGAGCAGATTCAGCACGCGGTCTCATCACCCTCGAAACCCCAGCCTCACCGGGCGTAG
- a CDS encoding MmyB family transcriptional regulator, producing the protein MPTVTERDDSAGEPGQPQLSYLLRELLTAHRVLADPKEFGWRENKRQSETAGRKSGKRVNEKHFAAKMGKSPAWYARRMSGRPPFATAELQQVADLLRMTWRARVALYRRSLQAEPHPSCLTDANAIDASEWARGHLSRPTCLVDTNFALLEYNEPFANLLRVGKRRLSRANLMELVLLEEVTRERWPDWEAWHEMLLAELIEAVALHWEESPELQQLHATIRADPISGPAYQKAPGYTFPDLNRKLLIRLVRPGVQEVTLVHTVDC; encoded by the coding sequence ATGCCTACGGTTACCGAACGCGACGACTCGGCCGGAGAGCCCGGCCAGCCACAGCTGTCTTACCTGCTCAGAGAGCTTCTGACGGCGCATCGGGTGCTGGCGGATCCGAAAGAGTTCGGCTGGAGAGAGAACAAGCGCCAGAGCGAGACTGCGGGGAGAAAGTCCGGAAAGCGTGTCAACGAGAAGCACTTTGCGGCTAAAATGGGCAAATCGCCTGCATGGTACGCGCGGCGCATGTCGGGACGCCCGCCCTTCGCAACGGCGGAACTTCAGCAGGTCGCGGACCTCTTGAGGATGACATGGCGGGCCCGGGTCGCCCTCTACCGGCGCTCCCTCCAGGCGGAACCTCATCCTTCCTGTCTGACAGACGCCAACGCCATCGACGCCTCCGAGTGGGCAAGAGGGCACCTCAGTCGACCGACCTGTCTGGTCGACACGAACTTCGCCCTCCTGGAGTACAACGAGCCGTTCGCCAACCTCCTTCGGGTGGGCAAGCGGCGCCTGTCACGGGCCAACTTGATGGAGCTCGTGCTCCTGGAAGAGGTCACCCGCGAACGGTGGCCAGATTGGGAAGCATGGCACGAGATGCTGCTCGCCGAGCTCATTGAGGCAGTGGCTCTCCACTGGGAAGAGAGCCCAGAACTCCAGCAGCTCCACGCCACCATCCGCGCCGATCCCATCAGTGGCCCCGCCTATCAGAAGGCTCCCGGGTACACGTTCCCTGACCTGAATCGCAAACTCCTTATCCGCCTTGTCCGGCCAGGAGTTCAAGAGGTCACCCTCGTCCATACAGTCGACTGTTAG
- a CDS encoding GNAT family N-acetyltransferase has product MKIRLARPGDGVAVARLAALAVPDPDADRQGDGDLAKGVDQRGGRHRVPYGQARILVAVDQQHTVLGMCNIHPAISLAQQHPHLGAHVQQRLADRIGELDVLAVDTTAQGRGIGCNLLRTAEAMLATRGTTQLIAQVRSTSALQWFSRRGFTFPSPNKVFAFKFEGHFIGIDALSVTGYRQGYKPLH; this is encoded by the coding sequence GTGAAAATTCGACTGGCACGTCCTGGCGACGGCGTAGCCGTAGCTCGTCTCGCCGCCCTCGCAGTTCCCGACCCTGATGCCGATCGCCAGGGCGACGGTGACCTCGCCAAAGGGGTTGATCAACGCGGCGGACGCCACCGCGTCCCCTATGGGCAGGCGCGTATCCTCGTCGCTGTCGACCAGCAGCACACGGTGCTCGGGATGTGCAACATCCACCCGGCTATCAGCCTCGCGCAGCAGCACCCTCACCTCGGGGCACATGTGCAGCAACGCCTCGCCGACCGGATCGGCGAACTCGACGTCCTGGCCGTCGACACCACAGCACAAGGGCGCGGCATTGGATGCAACCTGCTGCGCACTGCTGAAGCGATGCTCGCGACGCGCGGCACCACGCAACTGATCGCGCAGGTTCGCTCTACCAGCGCCCTGCAATGGTTCAGCCGCCGAGGCTTCACCTTCCCGAGTCCCAATAAGGTCTTCGCCTTCAAATTCGAGGGCCACTTTATTGGGATAGACGCGCTGAGCGTGACCGGCTATCGGCAGGGCTACAAGCCTCTGCATTGA
- a CDS encoding DEAD/DEAH box helicase, whose protein sequence is MTEPAAIPTPRDATRPAAPESPVVQAPRPGVIPLRPHQKDGVSNLWRALKDGGRAIVEAACGSGKTLMAAAAARRMAAKGRVLVLVPTIELLDQTATAWSILGRRRGRAIGACSHDEALELAEAGAHSDVTVTTDAGTLAHLVTSATGPVTIYATYASLQRIVTAHADHQLPTWDLIVIDEAHRTAGAADKPWAAVHQDDKVPAQRRANFTATPRIVDLAPGETVDSTTVYSMDNDDVFGKTVYRLTAAQGIALGLIADYEVLVPVVTDEDLRELLIMPAIADLRSQRTNAELQELALGVGLLRAMTDEDLYRILTYHSRVDAARSFAAALPRIAKLLPAQQRPKLWTRAVAGTDRLKTRREIFADFGTHTPGSDERAVLSNSRLLSEGVDLPGVDAVVFADPKSSVIDIVQAIGRALRQKPGQGKKARIIIPVYLPAIGDDEQTPTDAAAVNDAATNDEHRATLAASAFKTVWQVLQALAAHDGRMIGRITELRSHRATPLARSDESSATTAEDGAEAEAPFAWLKINASDHKDAILRALRLRSFSPRTEDWERNYTRAKAFFEEQGHLDVRDGPLVSWLNQQRYLYAKGLLPPDRINKLNAIGMIWDRHEHAWDRGFAHALVWYHKHGNLAIPTSDVHDGFSRGRWMQRQRHNIDDLTNDQRARLDALDPRWALDPLWVRGYRRWRAYLAAGGTLTGSSKRPGPDSDPAFLPGRWQRRQIAAAKAGKLNTQQIDLLDASGDWRTI, encoded by the coding sequence GTGACTGAACCCGCCGCCATCCCCACACCCCGCGATGCCACTCGGCCCGCAGCGCCTGAATCTCCCGTCGTCCAGGCCCCTCGGCCTGGAGTCATCCCCTTGCGCCCGCACCAAAAGGACGGCGTGAGCAACCTGTGGCGAGCCCTGAAGGACGGCGGCCGGGCCATTGTGGAGGCGGCCTGCGGCTCCGGTAAGACGCTCATGGCGGCGGCCGCCGCCCGCCGCATGGCGGCCAAGGGTCGCGTCCTGGTCCTGGTCCCCACGATCGAGCTGCTCGACCAGACCGCCACGGCCTGGTCGATCCTGGGACGCCGTCGCGGCCGCGCCATCGGTGCGTGCTCACACGACGAGGCCCTCGAACTGGCCGAGGCCGGCGCTCACAGCGACGTCACGGTCACCACCGACGCCGGCACCCTCGCCCACCTCGTCACCAGCGCCACCGGCCCTGTCACTATCTACGCCACCTACGCCAGCCTGCAACGCATCGTCACTGCCCATGCCGACCACCAACTCCCCACCTGGGACCTGATCGTCATCGACGAGGCCCACCGCACCGCGGGGGCGGCCGACAAACCCTGGGCAGCAGTCCACCAAGATGACAAGGTCCCAGCCCAGCGTCGCGCCAACTTCACCGCGACCCCCCGGATCGTGGACCTCGCCCCGGGGGAGACCGTTGACTCCACGACGGTCTACTCAATGGACAATGATGATGTTTTCGGTAAAACGGTCTATCGGCTTACCGCTGCGCAGGGCATCGCACTGGGCCTCATCGCCGACTACGAGGTCCTCGTCCCCGTAGTGACCGACGAGGATCTGCGCGAGCTACTGATCATGCCCGCCATCGCCGATCTCCGCTCCCAGCGGACCAACGCCGAGCTCCAAGAACTCGCCCTGGGCGTCGGGCTCTTGCGCGCAATGACAGATGAGGACCTCTACCGGATCCTCACGTACCACTCACGCGTCGACGCCGCCCGTTCCTTCGCCGCAGCACTGCCCCGCATCGCCAAACTGCTGCCCGCACAGCAGCGCCCCAAGCTGTGGACCCGCGCAGTTGCCGGCACCGACCGGCTCAAGACCCGCCGCGAGATTTTCGCCGACTTCGGCACCCACACCCCCGGCAGCGACGAGCGCGCCGTCCTGAGCAACTCGCGTCTGCTGTCGGAAGGCGTTGACCTGCCCGGCGTCGACGCCGTGGTGTTCGCCGACCCCAAGAGCAGCGTCATCGACATTGTCCAGGCCATCGGCCGCGCCTTGCGTCAAAAGCCGGGCCAGGGCAAGAAGGCCCGGATCATCATCCCCGTCTACCTGCCGGCCATCGGCGACGACGAGCAGACGCCCACCGATGCGGCCGCCGTCAACGACGCGGCCACCAACGACGAACACCGAGCCACACTCGCCGCGTCCGCGTTCAAGACTGTCTGGCAGGTCCTGCAGGCGCTGGCCGCTCACGACGGCCGCATGATCGGGCGCATCACCGAACTGCGCAGCCACCGAGCCACCCCGCTCGCCCGATCCGACGAATCCAGCGCAACCACCGCCGAGGACGGCGCTGAGGCCGAAGCGCCGTTCGCATGGTTGAAGATCAATGCCAGTGACCACAAAGACGCCATCCTGCGAGCCCTCCGCCTGCGCAGCTTCTCCCCACGTACAGAAGACTGGGAACGCAACTACACCCGCGCGAAAGCCTTCTTTGAGGAACAAGGCCACCTCGATGTCCGCGACGGCCCTCTCGTCAGCTGGCTCAACCAGCAGCGGTACCTCTACGCCAAGGGCCTGCTGCCCCCGGACCGGATCAACAAACTCAACGCCATCGGCATGATCTGGGACCGCCACGAGCACGCCTGGGATCGCGGCTTCGCCCACGCACTGGTCTGGTACCACAAGCACGGCAACCTGGCCATCCCCACCAGCGACGTCCACGATGGCTTCAGCCGTGGACGCTGGATGCAACGCCAGCGCCACAACATCGACGACCTCACCAATGACCAGCGCGCTCGTCTCGATGCCCTGGACCCACGGTGGGCCCTGGACCCACTATGGGTCCGCGGATACCGGCGCTGGAGGGCCTATCTGGCTGCAGGCGGAACCCTCACCGGTTCCAGCAAGCGGCCAGGTCCTGACTCCGACCCTGCCTTCTTGCCAGGACGTTGGCAGCGCCGGCAGATTGCCGCAGCCAAGGCCGGAAAGCTCAATACACAGCAGATCGATCTGCTCGACGCTTCCGGCGATTGGCGCACTATCTGA
- a CDS encoding helix-turn-helix domain-containing protein — translation MLNVVPDKQSPKGNIAVLRTVAVLRALQGLQKPHSREAYLREIAAATGLPSATAYRYLQALRQAGVVSQPKNYASRDASRGRYRLQWHMATEEPPRGSPSQGTRGLLVQLATQTGQIAMLYAPYSFAEQPMRECTAQVWGPHEPVRQEDVEFAPLGADAAGMAIAAAMGITSPRKEQAAELRRIRQVGFAVGPALLEGGHHDIIAAPIWRGSSVAGAVALMPLRVQMRSQKRRTDLISAVLDIGSTMSNHLTRQPLLRSAA, via the coding sequence GTGCTCAATGTTGTGCCCGACAAGCAGTCACCCAAGGGCAACATCGCTGTGCTGCGCACCGTTGCGGTACTGCGAGCCCTTCAGGGGCTCCAGAAACCCCACAGCCGCGAGGCATACCTCCGCGAGATCGCTGCTGCGACCGGCCTACCGAGCGCGACCGCCTACCGGTATCTCCAGGCGCTGCGCCAGGCAGGGGTCGTCTCACAGCCGAAGAACTATGCCTCCCGCGACGCCTCCCGCGGCCGCTACCGGCTGCAATGGCACATGGCGACAGAAGAACCACCGCGCGGCAGTCCCTCGCAAGGCACACGCGGCCTGCTGGTTCAACTGGCCACCCAGACAGGTCAGATCGCGATGCTCTACGCGCCTTACTCCTTCGCCGAGCAACCGATGCGTGAGTGCACCGCCCAGGTGTGGGGACCGCACGAGCCAGTCAGGCAAGAAGACGTGGAGTTCGCGCCACTTGGAGCCGACGCCGCGGGTATGGCAATCGCCGCGGCCATGGGCATCACCTCGCCTCGCAAAGAGCAGGCCGCAGAACTGAGGCGGATCCGCCAGGTCGGCTTCGCCGTCGGCCCCGCCCTTCTCGAAGGCGGTCACCACGACATCATCGCTGCTCCCATCTGGCGCGGCTCCTCCGTAGCAGGCGCCGTCGCCCTGATGCCCCTGCGCGTCCAGATGCGCTCCCAGAAACGACGGACGGACCTGATCAGCGCCGTCCTGGACATCGGCAGCACCATGAGCAATCACCTCACGCGCCAGCCCCTGCTGCGCTCGGCTGCCTGA